Part of the Spirochaeta lutea genome is shown below.
GTGGAACGTGTACTTGAAAAAGGAGTGGGAACGCCGGCGGCCCGCCCTGGAGGAGTTCGCGAAACTCCAGCACGGCCTGAACACCACCTCGTTTATTCCGAACATTATCTCCTGCAACATGGAGACGGCCCAGGAACTTCAGACCTGGATCAGCCAGGCCCGGGAGGTACGGTTTTGCCCCTCGCCCCACGTGGGGCCCTACTTCGGGAAGATGCGCCGGGGTTCTTTGGTGGTGATTTTTTACGGTGAGGGATCTATCCGCCGGGAAAAGGGCGGAGGATTTGGTCAGTCCCAGATGACCCAAATGTTTCAGGCCCTGGGGGATGAGAGCCGGATGGAGATTGTTGGTCTGCTGCTAAGCCGGGGGCGCTTGTCCCAGCCGGAGATCATGGAGGCCTGCGGGTTTAGCGCCTCCGGAGCGAGCCGGCAGCTTAAGTTACTATCAGCCCTCGATCTCATTGAAGAACAGCGCTGCGAGGGAACAAAAAACATGAAATGCTACCAGGTTAACCGGGAGACATTTACCGCCTTGGCTCAGTCCATAATCCATTGGGTTGGTTAGGAGGACCCCATGAATAATTGGTATTCAGATTACCTGCACGGGAATGAATATAGAAACGACCTGCTTCGGGAGGCTGAACACCGTCGTCTGGTCAACAAGATACGCGTCCGGGGGATTCGGGCTCGCCGGCGGCGGCAGCGTAGAGGTATGTACGCCCTTCGTAGGCTCCTCGGACGCTACCTCATCCGACTGGGATCTCGCATAAAAGAGGCGGGAACCCGGATAGCTACCTTTGAGGATCCCCCGGTGAACGCGAAGCCTCGGCCCCGGCCGGGTCGAGCCTAGGAAGCGAGCCTAGGAAGCGAGCCTAGGAAGCGAGCCTAGGGAGCGGCCCTAGGGTATTCAGAGTCGGGGATCAAGCCGGGTCTATTTTCTACCCGGCTTGCACCTGGATGATGAACTGAATTAGTTCTTCCATGGGGATGTCTGCCTTCTGGGCGGCGTCGGCTATCTCTTCGCGGTTCACCTGGGCCGCGAAGGATTTTTCTTTGAGCTTCTTTTTGACTGATTTTACGGCCATTCCCTCATAGCCCCCGGGGCGTACCAGGCTTACGGCGTGGACGAAGCCCGAGAGTTCGTCGAAGGCGTAGATCATCCGTTCCAGTTCGGATTGGGGGTCCACACCGAAGTGGCGGGGGCTGTGGCTGGCGATTCCCCGGAGCAGCCGGGGGTCCCAGTGCTGGGCCTCGCCGTATTCGATTATTTTCCGGCAATGTTCTTCCGGCCAACGGTCCCAGTCGGCATCGTGCAGCAGGCCGGTAGCCTTCCAGAGCCAGCATGTCTGCTCATCCAGTCCTTGACGGCGGGCCCAGGCCTCCATCAGATCGCCAAGCTGCTCCATATGCAGGCGCAGGCGGTCGTTGGGAACCCATTCATCCAACAGGCTCCGGACCTGCTCCGGGCTGGGCAGGTTTCCCCGGTCCTGGGGGCGTCCGAATTCTGTCCGTCCAAGTTGTAGATCTGCCATTATGTACTCCTTGCATAGTGCCGGTTTTCTTGGGGTGATTAGTATGCCATAGCCAGGGAGAATGTTCACCCCCGCCATAGACTTCCAGAGGCATGTGAATCACCCTTGGCATAGGAAAAACCCCCGCAGCTCTACAAGGCTCCCTTCTATACCCAGGTGCATTGCTCACCTGAACCGGGATTCCAGATTAATTGGCCGCCACGGTGATGGTAATAGAATCGCTGTAGCTGCCCTCGGTGGGGAACCCCAACTGGGGAATCTCAACCTCCAGGGGGTAGCGCTGTCCGGTAATCTCCGTTGGCCCCTGGGAGCTGAGGACTGTAACGGTTCCTCCGGAACTGAGGTCCACCAGGCCGGAGTTCAGGTACAGATCGTAGGGGATGGTGCTGGGATCAGCGGGATCGCTGTGGATCATCTGCCCGGCGTTTTGGGAGCTCATGGAGATGGAGAACAGACCGTTGGAGCGGACCACCAGGTCTGCATTACCGACGCTGGCCGGAGAAATAATACCGAAATCGATGGTGTAGTTCGTCCGGGTTTCGTCAAAGAATCCCCCGGGTTCCACAATAGCCAGCTCCAACACCGGCCGTACCCGGGCAGATATGTCCAGGGTGGTGGACTCGACAAAGGTGTAATTGCTCAAGGTTCCCTGGTACAGGCTCACCGTAACCCCATCATCGTAGTTGCCCTGGAGGAAGACGCCTCCGGCGATCTGCACGGTAAAAGATGGTTCCTGGCTCTGCCAACCGCCCTTGTTCTTTTCAGGAAAGGTACCGGTTATAACCTCCTCGGGGTTGGGGGAAACGGAAAGGTCTTTGAGAACGGTCCCCGAGGCCGGGTTATCCACCAGGTAATAGGAGAGGTCGTTGGTGCCGTCGGTCATGGTCCGCGGTTCGAAGCTGCCGCCGTTTCCAGGCCCGAAGGTTAGGAAGAAGTCGGTGGCGGCTCCCCGGTGCCGGACGGTGAGGGTTCCCGAGGCGGATGTGCTTCCGTCCAGGGTGATCCGGGCGTTTCCCTGAAAGCCCAGGGTCTGGGCCCAGATACCGGAGCAGGCTAGGGCCGTCAGCAGGAGCAAAAAGACCGGTCGTTTGGGTAGTCCTCGTGTTTTGTTTTCGCTCATCTTCCTTCTCCTCCTTGTGGTTCTGATTCTCCATCTGCACCATCTCTTACCGGGGTGTCCCCCTCTTCTGCTTGGCCGCCCAGGGGACCGAGATCGTACACTTCCTTGGCATCCTGGGGGATTTCAATGGTCCAGGGGCCAGGTCCTCCAAGGAATAACCCGAGGCGGTACGACCCTCCAGGGACAAAGGGGATTTCAAAATACCCCTGCTCATCCGTATAAAATAACTCCTCGAGGGAGTCGTCGGCCAGGGACTGCAGGTACCCGCCCTGGAGGGCCAGGGCTTCGCCCCCGGGACCGAGCAGCCTGCCTCGAAGACGGAGGGTCTCCGAGCCGCCGATATCGATGACCGTTCCGCTCCGGTAGCCCGGCTTCACCACATACTGGGTTGTGCCCAGGGGCAGATCCGTCGGGGCCTGGGGTAGATCAATAACAATTCGGTTCTGGCGATACCGGGTTACATCCGAGAGTACCGCCCAGCCGAGGAGGTCCGAGGCAGCCCGGTAGGTTGACTCCCGGGGGTTCACCACCAGCCGGTACCCCGCCAGGCTGCGGGTGTTCCTGATTATAACAAAGCTTTCGCGAATGGGCTTACTCACCGTGAGCGCAGACCCGGCAAATGCCAGGGCCGATGCGAACCGGGCGGAGACCCGGCTCCCCGTGTTCTGGAGCTGGTACTGCAGCCCCGATGCGAACCGCTGGTCGCTGAGGGAGGCGCTGAGGGTAAGGGAATCCGCGCTGTCTCCCAGGGGCAATCCCCCGGCGGAAGTGGACAACCCGTAGGCGGAATCACCGAACCGTCCGGTATGGCTCCCGCTGAAGCCCACCGACCCGTCAACGGCGTTCCTGGATACTCCCATGGTTATGGGTACATCCAGGCCCGAGGCAGTTAGGTTGATCAACAACCGGGGATCCACCTGGCCCCCGCTGAAGGTAAGGGAGCCGGTAACCCGGAGGTCAAGGGCCTGGGTGATGGGGGTCGTGAGTACCAGGGATGCTCGGGTGCGTTCCAGGGCCCCCCGATTCTCATGGGATACGCTGGCACTGAGCCAGAGAGACCCGAAGAGATTCTGGGCAACCCCGGCGGACAGGCTGAGCCCGCCCAGGGGGTTTTGACCGTAGGGGGCGAAACTGGGGGACTGGTACCGGGCATCCAGGGAGATTCTGGGCACCGAAATCCGTCCGGGAAGGGCGAAGCGGTAGCCCGCCTGAAGGGCGCCCCCGGGGCTGCGTAGTTCCTGTACCAGGTCGGTGGTACCGGCAACCCCTAGGGAGAATATGCCCACCGGGGTTCCGAACACCCAGGTACTCCCGTACAACTGCCCCAGCTCCCCGGCCTGAAGATACAAATCACCGGTGGTAACAGGCGTGTATCCGTAACGAAACATTCCCGTGAATACCGGAGGCCCCAGGTCCTGCCTCGGCAGACCCAGCTGGACCCCGAAGTCCGCATAGTGATGGGGTAAGAGGCGGTTATCGTAGGGGACTATAACCGACCTGGGTACGGTCTCTCCGGGGCCGGATTCGGGATCCAGGGTGAGATTGACCTGGTTCAATCCCGGCAGGAGGGGCAGTCCAGTAATCCGGTAAGAACCGGGGGGGTAACTCAGACGCCGGAGATCCCGGCCGTTTACCTGAATCTCCAAGGAGAAATCCCGGGTCTGGGTGAGCTCCAGGCTGAAATCGGGGCTCCGGGGAACCAGGCTGGGTATCCTGCCCAGATGCACCCCCCAGAGAGCGGGGCCGCTGCCGAAGGGGGACTCGGCACCCTCCAAGAGGCCCAGGCGCAGCCGCAGGCCCGGCTCCGGCTGGTCGTGGGTAATCATCAGGGTATGCAACACCGGTTCCTGGCCGGTTATGACCTGAAACCTGCTCTCTGCAACCCAGTTATAGAGATTGAATACCGGCTCCAGCTCAAGGTCCAGGATCGTTTCCAGATCTTTCTGGTTAAGGGTATCCAGGGTCAGGGCTGCCTCGGCGTTTAGGTATCCGGAAACCGGAGCGGGTGCGACCGCCACACCGAATAGGCCCGAGCCTTCACCGGTCAGGGAGACCACCCGGACCTCGGAAGAAACCGGGGGCGTTAGAATCACCTGCAACAATCCGGAATCGAATTCCGCCTCGATACCTTCTGCCCGAAGCTCCTCAAGGCTGATCATACCCGGGGAACCGGCGAACAGTTCGGGCAGAAGATCCTGAAGGCCGGCCCGGCTGAGGCGAGGATTGCTGCCGTCCGCCAGAAGATCGCCCTCCACGTACCCTGATGCGCCCCCGGAAACCTCTACCAAGAGGGGCAGGGTAATCCGTGACTGGGGTTGGTCCTGATCGGAGAGGGGGGGATTGGTCTCTAAAAGCGGCGCCGACTCCTGACCCGGGAACTCCGATGCCGGAGCCTCGGGAGTCGGGCTTTGGGCTCCGGCAGCCAGGGCCAGACCGAAAAAAACGACCAGGCCTCCGAGGAGCAATCCGCTTCTACCGGGCATCCGGTGCCTTTTCCTGTTCCGACTTCCCCCCCAGACCCGGTTCCGGGCCGGACGCAGGGTCTCGGTCCAGGCCCAGTACCGGTCTTGGGTCGGGTTCTGAAGTGGGATCCCGGTCCGGTTTCGGTCTCTATCCCGGCACCAGGCCCAGTGTCGGTCTTGGCGCCGGCCCCGACCGAGGCCGAACAGCATAGAAACGCGGGGCATGGTCACCTCACCGCGGTGAATGAAAACTCAGCAGAAAGCCCACGGCCTGCCAGATGGTCCGGCAGGGGCAGGACGACCCGGCGCAGGGCTCCGGCCAAGAGGTTTTCTCCGGCAATTCCCGGTAACTCCTCCGGGGTGAAGCTAATGGTGCTGTCAGGATTATCCTGGGCGGAGATGGTGAGGCTCAGGTCGTTAAGGATGGTATGGGCGTTGCCGCTGTTTTCAAAGATCAGCTCCGCGGCCGGTTTGGAGTCCTGGATTATGGGGGTGATACTCCGGATAGCAACCTGATGGCGGGGGTTTTCCGGAAGGATGTACACTGCCCCCCGGTAGCGGAACATGATATTTATGGCGCCACCCTGGGTCTGCCGGGATTCGAACTCCACAGGTAATTGCTCGGCAACGATCCGGAAGGCCTGTTCGCGGTCAATCTGTTCCGGACCCCGCCACTGGATGCGTATTGCCTGGACCTGGCCGGGCCTGAGCACCATCTGTTGGGGAAAAACCACAAACTTATCCGCCGCATCTCGGTTGACCTCCCTGCCGTCCAATCTGGATTCCCGGGTAAACATCCGGACCCGCAGGGCTATGGGATCTGAGCCGGTGTTCTCCGCTATAAAGGTGTGGACGGCCTCGGGACCCCGGGGCGCGAGGTCGGCGGATATGGGCTGGAACCGAAAGGCCCATAGGGGTACAGCGGTCAGAATAAGCAATATTCCTATGAGGGTCGTTTTGCCGCTTTTCGGTGGGAATTTCAGACGGTTTTTCCAGGGGTGATTCACAGTAGCCTCCTATAGAATGGCCGGTTAGGGGTGCATTTCATGTACAGGGCAGAGTAGTACCCAGCTAATACCCGATGCCCCGCCGTACCGTGCAGGTCATGTACAGGGGCAAGGCGCCTTCCTTCCCCTTCCTGCTCCGGGCGGCGAGGGAGGAGCCGGTTGTGCATCGGTCTCTACACGCCCGCTACCCCAACGTATTTATAGTGCGCAAAAGGTTGTAACTTTTTACCCTGGTGACACCATCCCTGGGTTGGTTCCCGAACTGCGCCACTATATATGGCGTAGTTTACAACCTTTTGCGCACTACAAAAAGTATAGTGTCCAAACCGATGTTCGTGTCCATCTTAGGGTCGCGGCCCCGTGGGGGACCAGGAATGCAGCCGCCCAATTCGGCCCGCTCACCGGGGTTGTACACTCGGGAAAAGAAAAAGCTCCGGGGTAGGATTCCCCAGGAGCTTTCGGTTTGTATGCTGAAGATTTCAGGCCAAGAGTGCCACGCTACTTGGCAGCAATATCCAGAGTGAGGGTATCCTGGTAGGTGTCCTCTGCCAGGAAAACGCCGGTTCCGTCATAACTGATGGCCAAGGTCTTGGCATCTCCGGAAGCGCTGGTCTTTGTAGAGATATCGCTGATCAGAGCTGTACCACTGCTCAGGGTTACCGGTTCTCCGCCGTAGCTGATGGTATAATCCAGGGTGTCGGTATTGCCTGCTGATCCGGCAAAATAGGCCTGGGATCCTGAGGCATTGGCGGAACTGAGGGTCACGGTGTACCCGGCCCGTTTGTTACTGCGTTCCACCACGGTGGCAACAGCAAGATTGTCTACTGCGGTTAGTAGGTCAAGGTTGTCCGCCCCGTCTTCGGCGGTTACGGTGATCTCCAGAATTCCCGGAACCGTTCCCTGTAACAGAAGATTCCCGGTGGTTTGGGCAAATGCTGCTCCGCTAACCAGGAGCATTACTGCTGTCCATACCAATACTTTTTTCATACTTTTTCTCCTCCGCAGGTCCGGCCTGCGATGATTAGATTCCCTCCCGTGTTTCAAACTGGAGCCGATGCAACACTCTGTTTTGCAAAAGCTCACTATATTAATAATATAAACATAAGAAATGTCTTAGTCAAGGATTGGTGATTTTTGGGGTAGGAAGCCTCGGAATATGCCGGGTTCGAAGGAGGGTAACCCGTATACGGCTATCGTGCTGATCTAGGATGAGGCCTCCAGGGCCCGGCGGATGTCCTTCCGGATGGCCTGGGGCTTGGTTGTGGGGGCGTAGCGTTTGATCTTATGCGCCCCGGGCCAGATGAGGAACTTGGTGAAGTTCCATTTTAGATCCCGGGCACCGAGAAACCCCGGAGCGGCTTCCTTCAAGGTAACCAAGAGGGGATGGGTTTGGGGACCGTTGACCAAGACCTTCTTGGTCAGGGGGAAGGTTACTCCGTGGTTTAGCTTGCAAACCTGGGTGACCGTTTCATCGGTCTCGGGTTCCTGATCCGCAAATTGGTTACTCGGCAAACCGATAACCCGCAGCCCCCGGGCGAAAAACTCTTGGTGAAGTTCCTCCAGGCCTTCGAATTGGGGTGCCAAGCCGCAGCGGGTTGCCGTATTCACGATCAGCACGGGGTTATTCCGAAGATCGGCCAGGTTGATGCTTCCACCCTGGGCGAGATCGAGACTCAATTGGTAAATATCGGTTTTTGTCGTGTTCATGGGTGGAATATAGTCATGGGACAGGGCAGAGGGCAAGATGTACCCCGAGGGGAAGGTGAATCAGCCATGACGGGACAACCCGGATCAGAAGGGTTACCGGGGCATTCGAATCCCCCTACCCATAAAGCCAATTCTAAAACCCCGCCAAGAAAAAAAGAACCTCCGCTGTAAAAAATACTTTACATTCTTCGAATTCGCCGGTATAGTAAAATAAACTTTACGTAAAGAATACTTTACCAAAGGAACGCGCCATGGAAAATAGAATTCGGCAGCTGCGGGAGGCCAAGGGACTGACCCAGGAGGGGTTGGCAGACCTGGTGGATGTGACCAGGCAGACCATAATCTCTCTGGAGAAGGGCAAGTATGAGAGTCCGTCGGTCAAACTGGCCCACCGGATAGCCCGAGCCTTGGGCGCTGCCATCGAGCAGGTTTTTATTTTTGATGAGGAGGATGAGAGATGACGGAAACAGCACAACCAACACAGCCCCGGAAAAAGGACTCCTGGGGACCGGATCTCGTGGTCATTCTACAGCTGGCCCTGGCCGGAGGTGGATTCACCGCCCTGGGTTTCGCCTTAGGGGTGAACAGCGACTTTTTTAGGGGATTTTTAACCGGGTTCGGTCCGGCAGCAGGCCTGGTGATCCTGTTGATGATCGGTTTTCACCTTATTAAAGGGCGCAGCTTCATCCGCTACAAGCGGGGTGATGAGCGCATCCGCCAGCTAGCCACCAAGGCGGCCGCTATGAGCTTCTGGCTGGTGCTCTTCGCTATGGCGGTTCTGAACTTCGTAATTTTCTCGGAGATTTCGATTTCAATACGGGTGCTGCTGCCCGCAGTCATGGCCGGAGCGGCCTTGCTGAACCTGTTAATCTTTCTGGTTTTACTGCGGAGATTTTAACGCCCGAGAGTACAGCCGGGCCGGGAACCCCGGGGGTGGAATGACGTACCCGGGCCGGGAACCCCAGGGGACGGAATGATGTACCCGGGCCGGGATAACCGGGGGTGAAATGACGTCCCGGTTTTCCGGTTGCGCGTTGCCTGTGTTAGGGCCTTGCTGTGCGTGTTTTCCGGTTGCGGCGGGCCGTCTGGGTGTGCCCGCTAGTCTGTTATTCTCCGGCCGTCTGGGTGTGCCCGCTGGTCTGTTATTGTCCGGCCGTCTGGGTATGCTCGCTTGTCTGTTATTGTCCGGCCGTCTGGCTGCCCGGCCTGTTTGGGATTCATAGTGCACAAAAGGTTGTAACATTTCCCCCTGGCGACGCTACCCAAGGCTGGGATTTTTGTTTGTACCGCTATATCCGGTGCAATGTACAACCTTTTGCACACTAATTTTGGTATTGAGAGGTTGTTGTCTGGTCGTGGGCGGTTGTCCGAGTTTGCATGGCTACCCGGTTGCCCTACCCTACCCAGAAAAGCCGGGAATGAACCATTAGGCTATAAGGTCTGATTTTTTTACGTCTATTGTTGACTATTTTAGTCAGGTATTATACAACCTATACAAGAAGAATTAATACGCATTAACTGGAGGTAAGTATGCAACGTATTGCGCGTTTTTGTCTATATGGTGTATTGGTTGTAGGTGCAGGGGTCAGCGGCCTCTTTGCCGGTCCGGCCCGGGAAGCGGCCCCAATACAGGGTGAGGAGCATCGCGAGGTTACCCATAAACTCGGAACCGTCGCTATCCCGGAGCAGCCCCAGCGGCC
Proteins encoded:
- a CDS encoding ArsR/SmtB family transcription factor; amino-acid sequence: MIEVIKNTQSEHRGVDEVRANLYSLILLSYVDTMSGLDPWVERVHGELSPERRWLNTVVMDGLHYTLVPVRDVGSFPEYLQDMENTPALELRQRLLGEYELRAIRRDPASGLSVEEALKSPENYLTYLADRYRSLDDEPNSRAHQIERAAYELIVNPDRMKSVVLEHLHYMWNVYLKKEWERRRPALEEFAKLQHGLNTTSFIPNIISCNMETAQELQTWISQAREVRFCPSPHVGPYFGKMRRGSLVVIFYGEGSIRREKGGGFGQSQMTQMFQALGDESRMEIVGLLLSRGRLSQPEIMEACGFSASGASRQLKLLSALDLIEEQRCEGTKNMKCYQVNRETFTALAQSIIHWVG
- a CDS encoding hydrolase → MADLQLGRTEFGRPQDRGNLPSPEQVRSLLDEWVPNDRLRLHMEQLGDLMEAWARRQGLDEQTCWLWKATGLLHDADWDRWPEEHCRKIIEYGEAQHWDPRLLRGIASHSPRHFGVDPQSELERMIYAFDELSGFVHAVSLVRPGGYEGMAVKSVKKKLKEKSFAAQVNREEIADAAQKADIPMEELIQFIIQVQAG
- a CDS encoding spore coat protein U domain-containing protein: MSENKTRGLPKRPVFLLLLTALACSGIWAQTLGFQGNARITLDGSTSASGTLTVRHRGAATDFFLTFGPGNGGSFEPRTMTDGTNDLSYYLVDNPASGTVLKDLSVSPNPEEVITGTFPEKNKGGWQSQEPSFTVQIAGGVFLQGNYDDGVTVSLYQGTLSNYTFVESTTLDISARVRPVLELAIVEPGGFFDETRTNYTIDFGIISPASVGNADLVVRSNGLFSISMSSQNAGQMIHSDPADPSTIPYDLYLNSGLVDLSSGGTVTVLSSQGPTEITGQRYPLEVEIPQLGFPTEGSYSDSITITVAAN
- a CDS encoding fimbria/pilus outer membrane usher protein, with the protein product MPGRSGLLLGGLVVFFGLALAAGAQSPTPEAPASEFPGQESAPLLETNPPLSDQDQPQSRITLPLLVEVSGGASGYVEGDLLADGSNPRLSRAGLQDLLPELFAGSPGMISLEELRAEGIEAEFDSGLLQVILTPPVSSEVRVVSLTGEGSGLFGVAVAPAPVSGYLNAEAALTLDTLNQKDLETILDLELEPVFNLYNWVAESRFQVITGQEPVLHTLMITHDQPEPGLRLRLGLLEGAESPFGSGPALWGVHLGRIPSLVPRSPDFSLELTQTRDFSLEIQVNGRDLRRLSYPPGSYRITGLPLLPGLNQVNLTLDPESGPGETVPRSVIVPYDNRLLPHHYADFGVQLGLPRQDLGPPVFTGMFRYGYTPVTTGDLYLQAGELGQLYGSTWVFGTPVGIFSLGVAGTTDLVQELRSPGGALQAGYRFALPGRISVPRISLDARYQSPSFAPYGQNPLGGLSLSAGVAQNLFGSLWLSASVSHENRGALERTRASLVLTTPITQALDLRVTGSLTFSGGQVDPRLLINLTASGLDVPITMGVSRNAVDGSVGFSGSHTGRFGDSAYGLSTSAGGLPLGDSADSLTLSASLSDQRFASGLQYQLQNTGSRVSARFASALAFAGSALTVSKPIRESFVIIRNTRSLAGYRLVVNPRESTYRAASDLLGWAVLSDVTRYRQNRIVIDLPQAPTDLPLGTTQYVVKPGYRSGTVIDIGGSETLRLRGRLLGPGGEALALQGGYLQSLADDSLEELFYTDEQGYFEIPFVPGGSYRLGLFLGGPGPWTIEIPQDAKEVYDLGPLGGQAEEGDTPVRDGADGESEPQGGEGR
- a CDS encoding fimbrial biogenesis chaperone; this encodes MNHPWKNRLKFPPKSGKTTLIGILLILTAVPLWAFRFQPISADLAPRGPEAVHTFIAENTGSDPIALRVRMFTRESRLDGREVNRDAADKFVVFPQQMVLRPGQVQAIRIQWRGPEQIDREQAFRIVAEQLPVEFESRQTQGGAINIMFRYRGAVYILPENPRHQVAIRSITPIIQDSKPAAELIFENSGNAHTILNDLSLTISAQDNPDSTISFTPEELPGIAGENLLAGALRRVVLPLPDHLAGRGLSAEFSFTAVR
- a CDS encoding glutathione peroxidase, which produces MNTTKTDIYQLSLDLAQGGSINLADLRNNPVLIVNTATRCGLAPQFEGLEELHQEFFARGLRVIGLPSNQFADQEPETDETVTQVCKLNHGVTFPLTKKVLVNGPQTHPLLVTLKEAAPGFLGARDLKWNFTKFLIWPGAHKIKRYAPTTKPQAIRKDIRRALEASS
- a CDS encoding helix-turn-helix transcriptional regulator, yielding MENRIRQLREAKGLTQEGLADLVDVTRQTIISLEKGKYESPSVKLAHRIARALGAAIEQVFIFDEEDER